The following proteins come from a genomic window of Drosophila gunungcola strain Sukarami unplaced genomic scaffold, Dgunungcola_SK_2 000125F, whole genome shotgun sequence:
- the LOC128265454 gene encoding uncharacterized protein LOC128265454 yields the protein MLASLNRSTADLYGLLVQFLLKGAPTLVYYNPEGLDCSWNLLWQRNLTTQPQIVWQRSHENSTLNFRFNGDIIMLACLAEGSSGATHLENLAGSLSHLRSVRLLIEVVAFSQDILASQLLSICLRASLLYVELYFQNSNHSPILYTYQAFPKFELVKRTISGAKGIELFANKLSNLQGHRLRVMPDLSPPNTFDYRDASGEQRVAGYLWDFMATFAGRKNASLEVIRPQWQAGGAPESAYMQEYAANGSIDVGLTTAGITKRNFGAIHQYTYPILITSWCTMLPVERHLQTVDLFDRILCPALAVILIVTILVSWLLLRHLSYLKSLRLARIVLRLLALLLMTTCSAQLLSLLISPPYQERITSFDDMLDGDLRILAVRGEFYDFDGSFRARYAGLFHLTDDPEEFYYLRNHFNTTWAYTVPFTKWLVINYQQQHFAKPLFRLAKDLCFLEFIPTSIVVAPYSIYWESLKDFTLAVEQSGLVTHWIRKSFNDLVKAGKMSIKDYSQLVELKSLDIGDLELAWRICGAAVLAAIAIFLMEFIFFYVNAFLNNL from the coding sequence ATGTTGGCCAGCTTGAATCGGAGCACGGCGGACCTCTACGGCCTGCTAGTACAGTTTCTTTTGAAGGGAGCACCCACCTTGGTGTACTACAATCCAGAGGGACTCGACTGCAGCTGGAACCTCCTGTGGCAGCGGAACTTGACCACCCAACCGCAGATCGTTTGGCAGCGCAGCCATGAAAATTCGACCTTGAACTTTCGGTTCAATGGCGACATCATAATGCTGGCCTGCTTGGCAGAGGGCTCCAGTGGTGCAACTCATCTCGAAAACTTGGCCGGTAGCCTAAGCCATCTGCGATCAGTGCGTTTGCTCATTGAAGTGGTGGCCTTTAGTCAGGATATTTTGGCCAGCCAATTGCTATCGATTTGCCTACGCGCTAGCCTGCTGTATGTGGAGCTATATTTCCAGAACTCTAACCACTCCCCGATCCTCTACACCTACCAGGCATTTCCCAAATTTGAGCTGGTGAAAAGGACGATCTCCGGCGCAAAAGGAATCGAGCTCTTTGCCAATAAGCTATCGAACCTGCAGGGACATCGCCTGCGGGTCATGCCCGACCTGTCGCCACCGAACACCTTCGACTACCGTGATGCCAGCGGGGAGCAGCGGGTGGCCGGCTATCTGTGGGACTTCATGGCCACCTTTGCCGGCCGCAAAAACGCCAGCCTGGAGGTAATCCGACCCCAGTGGCAAGCTGGAGGGGCCCCCGAAAGCGCCTACATGCAGGAGTACGCCGCCAATGGCAGCATAGATGTCGGTCTGACCACAGCGGGCATAACCAAACGGAATTTCGGGGCCATCCATCAGTACACCTATCCCATTCTGATCACCAGTTGGTGCACCATGTTGCCGGTGGAGAGACACCTGCAAACCGTTGATCTCTTCGACCGGATCTTATGTCCCGCCTTGGCGGTGATTTTGATAGTCACCATTCTGGTCAGTTGGCTGCTTCTGCGACACCTGAGCTACCTGAAAAGCTTGAGACTGGCGAGGATAGTGCTGCGACTGCTGGCTCTGCTCCTGATGACCACCTGCAGTGCCCAACTGCTGTCGCTCCTGATCTCACCGCCTTACCAGGAAAGGATCACCAGTTTCGATGACATGCTCGACGGCGATCTGAGAATCCTGGCCGTGCGCGGGGAGTTCTACGACTTTGATGGCTCCTTCCGGGCGCGATACGCTGGTCTATTTCACTTAACTGACGATCCAGAAGAATTCTACTACCTACGCAATCACTTTAACACAACTTGGGCCTATACCGTGCCATTTACCAAGTGGCTGGTGATAAAttaccaacaacaacacttCGCTAAGCCACTTTTCCGTTTAGCAAAAGATCTCTGTTTCCTTGAATTTATACCCACTAGCATTGTTGTCGCCCCGTACTCGATCTACTGGGAGTCCCTTAAGGACTTCACGTTGGCAGTCGAGCAATCTGGCCTGGTGACACACTGGATCAGAAAGAGCTTCAACGATTTGGTTAAGGCCGGAAAGATGAGCATCAAGGACTACAGCCAGCTGGTTGAACTGAAGTCCCTGGACATCGGGGACCTGGAATTAGCCTGGCGAATCTGTGGAGCAGCCGTACTCGCGGCCATTGCCATTTTCCTGATGGAGTTCATATTTTTCTACGTCAACGCTTTTCTCAATAATTTGTAA